Proteins from a genomic interval of Triplophysa dalaica isolate WHDGS20190420 chromosome 13, ASM1584641v1, whole genome shotgun sequence:
- the LOC130434194 gene encoding NACHT, LRR and PYD domains-containing protein 3-like codes for MGGSGPDETADVICGVCCEKAVKYCVTCSSSYCQIHITQHTDLQKHTLVDLKQQQSQDDSDILQRVKDIHKTSMKNKYESLFEGIQLQENKTLLDKIYTQLYIIEGESEGVNEEHEVLQMDKEPKSLKHCKSIHCKDIFHLSPESRCDEGKGKGKIKSVLTKGIAGIGKTVSVQKFILDWAEGTANQDVDFMFVLPFRELNLIRDDRYSLHKLLLDFHPELQDLQQKIYEECKVVFIFDGLDESRLQLKFADGEKVSDVTETSSVGVLMSNLIKGDLLPSALIWITSRPAAANQIPSKYITRVTEIQGFNDAQKKEYFRKKISDPQQAKRIISHIKTSRSLHIMCHIPVFCWISATVLQKILKDPHNAEIPKTLTEMYIHFLNVQINVKHQKYDERDEKDREKLLQSNREMLLKLSELAFKQLMKGNVMFYEDDLRECGIDAAEAVRYSGMCTQIFKEDSVIYQKKVYCFIHLSFQEFLAAFYVFHLHLITTTEALKIFDALHTLLKGAVEKALECENGHLDLFLRFLLGISLESNQRLLQGLLTHTEESAKSIQKTTTYIKNKIKDGCGLSADRSINLFLCLFEMNDQTLYTEIREFLKSEGNSRHRISAAHCSAIAYILQMSEQVLDELDPKKYNTSEEGRRNLLPALRNCRKALLAGCNLTDQSCEIVASALRPSNCPLRELDLSNNDLQDSGVKILCAALDNPHCQLEILSLSGCLVTEEGCAALASALRSNPSHLRELDLSYNHPGETGVQQLSALLEDPHYKLDKLNLDYGEPLRITPGLQKYACDLTLDPTTAHNLLILSGGNKKVTCVEEEQSYPDHPERFLLFEQVMCKESLSERCYWEVEWNGWSHISVTYKGIRRHGGTFCRFGLNQISWNLYCCDSLYSAWHNFETTDIPALSPLCNKVGVYVDWCAGTLSFYTVSDTHRLTHLHTFHSTFTERLYAGFGLYHGSTVSLC; via the exons ATGGGAGGATCCGGTCCTGATGAGACTGCGGATGTGATTTGTGGCGTTTGTTGTGAAAAAGCTGTGAAGTACTGTGTGACCTGCAGCAGTTCCTACTGTCAGATCCACATCACTCAACACACAGacctgcagaaacacacactgGTGGAtctgaaacaacaacaatcacAAGATGATTCTGATATTCTGCAGAGAGTCAAAGACATTCATAAAACCAGCATGAAGAACAAGTATGAAAGTTTATTTGAGGGAATCCAACTCCAGGAGAATAAAACCCTGCTGGACAAGATTTACACACAACTGTACATCATAGAGGGAGAAAGTGAAGGAGTGAATGAAGAACATGAGGTGTTACAGATGGACAAGGAACCAAAGTCGCTGAAACACTGTAAATCGATCCACTGCAAAGACATCTTTCATCTCTCACCTGAATCCAGATGTGATGAAGGGAAGGGAAAAGGAAAGATTAAGAGCGTTCTTACTAAGGGCATCGCTGGAATCGGTAAAACggtctctgtgcagaagttcattctggattGGGCCGAGGGAACAGCCAATCAGGACGTAGATTTCATGTTTGTGCTTCCATTTAGAGAGCTGAACTTGATTCGAGACGATCGCTACAGTCTTCACAAACTCCTGCTTGACTTTCATCCTGAACTTCAAGATCTGCAGCAGAAGATTTATGAGGAGTGTAAAGTtgtgttcatctttgatggtctggatgAAAGCAGACTTCAGCTGAAGTTTGCAGACGGTGAGAAAGTTTCTGATGTGACTGAGACCTCATCCGTTGGAGTGTTGATGTCAAATCTGATCAAAGGAGATCTGCTTCCTtctgctctcatctggatcacctccagaccagcggcagccaatcagattcccTCTAAATACATCACACGTGTGACAGAAATCCAGGGGTTCAATGACGCTCAGAAGAAGGAATATTTCAGGAAGAAGATCAGCGATCCACAGCAAGCGAAAAGAATCATCTCCCACATTAAAACATCGAGAAGCCtccacatcatgtgtcacataccGGTCTTCTGTTGGATCTCAGCCACTGTGCTTCAGAAGATCCTGAAAGACCCTCACAATGCAGAAATCCCTAAAACTCTGACTGAAATGTACATTCACTTTCTAAACGTTCAGATAAATGTGAAACATCAGAAATATGATGAGAGAGATGAGAAAGATCGAGAGAAACTCCTGCAGTCCAACAGAGAAATGCTTCTGAAACTATCAGAACTGGCTTTCAAACAGCTGATGAAGGGCAATGTGATGTTTTATGAGGACGACCTGAGAGAGTGCGGCATCGATGCCGCTGAAGCTGTGAGATATTCTGGGATGTGCACACAGATCTTTAAGGAGGATTCTGTGATTTATCAGAAGAAGGTTTACTGCTTCATTCATCTCAGCTTTCAGGAGTTTCTTGCTGCGTTTTATGTGTTTCACTTACATTTAATAACCACAACCGAGGCATTGAAGATCTTCGATGCGCTTCATACTTTGCTTAAAGGAGCCGTAGAGAAAGCCCTGGAGTGTGAGAACGGACACTTGGATCTTTTCTTGAGATTTCTGTTGGGTATCTCACTGGAGTCAAATCAGAGACTGTTACAGGGTTTACTGACCCACACAGAGGAGAGCGCAAAGAGCATCCAGAAAACTAcaacatacattaaaaacaaaatcaaagatgGATGTGGTCTGTCAGCTGACAGGTCTATCAATCTGTTTCTTTGTCTGTTTGAAATGAACGATCAGACGCTGTACACCGAGATTCGAGAGTTTCTGAAATCAGAGGGAAACTCAAGACATCGCATCTCTGCCGCACATTGTTCAGCGATAGCCTACATACTTCAGATGTCAGAGCAGGTGCTGGATGAACTCGACcctaaaaaatacaacacatcTGAAGAGGGTCGAAGGAACCTGTTACCAGCCCTGAGAAACTGCAGGAAAGCGCT ACTGGCTGGCTGTAATCTTACGGATCAGTCGTGTGAAATTGTGGCTTCAGCTCTACGGCCCTCAAACTGTCCAttgagagagctggacctgagtaacaatgacctgcaggattcaggagtgaagatACTCTGTGCTGCACTGGACAATCCACACTGTCAACTGGAAATACTGAG ttTATCAGGCTGTTTAGTGACAGAGGAAGGTTGTGCCGCTctggcttcagctctgagatcaaacccgtCACATCTCAGAGAGTTGGATCTGAGCTACAATCATCCTGGAGAGACAGGAGTTCAGCAGCTATCTGCTCTACTGGAAGATCCACATTACAAACTGGACAAACTTAA tTTGGATTATGGAGAGCCCCTCAGAATCACACCAggattgcaaaaat ATGCATGTGATCTCACTCTGGACCCAACCACAGCACACAATCTGCTCATTCTGTCTGGCGGAAACAAAAAGGTGACTTGTGTTGAAGAGGAGCAGTCATATCCCGATCATCCGGAAAGATTTTTGctctttgagcaggttatgtgTAAGGAGAGTCTGTCCGAACGCTGTTATTGGGAAGTGGAGTGGAACGGCTGGAGTCACATATCAGTGACATATAAAGGAATCAGAAGGCACGGAGGGACGTTCTGTCGATTTGGACTGAATCAGATATCCTGGAACCTTTACTGCTGTGACAGCCTTTACTCCGCCTGGCACAATTTTGAGACCACCGATATACCCGCCCTTTCACCACTCTGCAACAAAGTAGGAGTGTATGTGGACTGGTGTGCCGGGACTCTGTCCTTCTACACTGTCTCCGACACACACAGgctcacacacttacacacgtTTCACTCCACGTTTACTGAGCGCCTTTATGCTGGATTTGGCCTCTATCATGGCTCCACAGTGTCTCTGTGTTAG